The following coding sequences lie in one Candidatus Eremiobacterota bacterium genomic window:
- a CDS encoding acyl-CoA dehydrogenase family protein has protein sequence MKQLDRADLAGDQADSDFARLKDEIAAYVAGPAEEWALRIERERRVPPELWEELRARGYLSLAAPVAYGGRGVPFVRYLELIELFSMSHASIRMIVHVVNGTWRAMDRFAGEDQRRKFVIPSVRGEMKIAFTLTEPTAGTGADLRCSVVREGDTYYLSGEKHLITFGTISDYWLLFARLAGTRGADGTLALLVDRRAPGATVVEMDESMGVRGTDHARLHFDRTPVPVAQRLGEEGQGLEVALGGFLVPSRISVAMSCVGLARRAHELAIEYARKRETFGKKLEERQAIRFMIAENATDIEAARQLVLHAANAWETQSPQAPMLSSMSKLQAVDMLTRVTDKALQIHGGIGFWQPNAIERVYRDARAQRFEEGTNEIQKTVIARELLGGGRA, from the coding sequence GTGAAGCAACTCGATCGCGCCGATCTTGCAGGGGACCAGGCCGATTCCGACTTCGCCCGACTCAAAGATGAGATCGCGGCTTACGTGGCCGGCCCGGCCGAGGAGTGGGCGCTGCGCATTGAAAGGGAACGTCGCGTTCCGCCCGAGCTATGGGAGGAACTGCGAGCGCGCGGTTATCTTTCGCTCGCCGCGCCGGTTGCCTATGGAGGGCGTGGAGTACCATTCGTTCGATATCTCGAGCTGATCGAGCTTTTCTCGATGTCGCACGCGTCGATCCGGATGATCGTGCATGTTGTCAATGGGACGTGGCGCGCGATGGATCGTTTTGCCGGCGAGGACCAGCGTCGCAAGTTCGTCATCCCCTCCGTCCGCGGCGAAATGAAGATCGCATTCACGTTGACGGAACCGACCGCGGGCACCGGTGCCGATCTGCGCTGCAGCGTCGTTCGCGAGGGCGATACGTATTATCTGAGCGGCGAAAAACATCTCATCACTTTTGGTACCATTTCCGACTATTGGCTGCTCTTCGCGCGGCTAGCTGGCACGCGCGGGGCCGACGGGACCCTCGCGCTGCTCGTCGATCGCCGCGCGCCGGGAGCGACGGTCGTCGAGATGGACGAATCGATGGGCGTGCGTGGCACGGATCATGCGCGGCTGCACTTCGACCGTACCCCCGTTCCGGTCGCGCAGCGGCTCGGCGAGGAGGGACAAGGTTTGGAAGTCGCACTCGGTGGTTTTTTAGTGCCGAGCCGAATCTCGGTGGCAATGAGCTGCGTCGGATTGGCCAGGCGCGCTCACGAACTCGCGATCGAGTACGCACGCAAGCGCGAAACGTTCGGAAAGAAGCTTGAGGAACGTCAGGCGATTCGCTTCATGATCGCCGAGAACGCGACCGACATCGAAGCGGCCCGGCAGCTCGTTTTGCATGCCGCGAACGCGTGGGAAACTCAAAGCCCGCAGGCACCGATGCTCTCCTCGATGTCTAAGCTCCAGGCGGTCGACATGCTCACGCGCGTTACCGACAAGGCCCTGCAGATTCACGGCGGCATCGGTTTTTGGCAGCCAAACGCAATCGAGCGCGTCTACCGCGACGCGCGGGCGCAGCGATTCGAAGAGGGCACGAACGAAATACAAAAGACGGTCATTGCCCGCGAGCTGCTCGGCGGAGGGCGCGCATGA
- the msrB gene encoding peptide-methionine (R)-S-oxide reductase MsrB, protein MKRAQFVATAAGTALCAAVLSMRRSPAAQAYEVTHSDAQWRAMLGADRYDILRQGGTEAPFSSPLIKESRAGTYRCAGCDLALFSSTNKYDSGDGWPSFWDVLHNATRTQSDFALAEERTEVHCRRCGGHLGHIFDDGPTPTHLRYCIDGLALRFVPGVA, encoded by the coding sequence ATGAAGCGCGCGCAGTTCGTCGCCACCGCTGCCGGCACAGCACTTTGCGCCGCCGTTCTCTCGATGCGCCGTTCGCCCGCCGCGCAGGCTTACGAGGTTACGCACAGCGATGCTCAATGGCGCGCCATGCTGGGAGCCGATCGCTACGACATTTTACGACAAGGCGGGACCGAAGCGCCGTTCTCGAGTCCGCTTATCAAAGAGTCGCGCGCGGGAACGTATCGCTGCGCCGGCTGCGATCTCGCGCTCTTTTCTTCAACGAACAAGTATGATAGCGGCGACGGCTGGCCGTCGTTTTGGGACGTACTCCACAATGCGACCCGGACGCAAAGCGACTTCGCACTGGCGGAGGAGCGAACGGAGGTACATTGCCGCCGTTGCGGTGGCCATCTCGGCCACATTTTCGACGATGGTCCGACGCCGACGCATCTGCGTTACTGCATTGATGGCCTCGCGCTTCGCTTCGTGCCGGGTGTCGCCTAA
- a CDS encoding SDR family oxidoreductase, translating into MSRRFEDKVSLITGSSRGIGRALALTLAREGASVVVNYVRNADLAADAVREIESLGSRAIAVQANMEAVEEIDVLFDRVAAEFGRLDHFVSNAAASSFKKIVDLKANNLDRSFDLNVRAFVLGAQRAVKLMTGGGRIAVLSSYGSVRAYPTYANLGSNKAAVEAFVRYMAVEFAPYGINVNAINGGLIDTESCAYFYERVPGMAAMESVLSKVPKGRMGTPQEVADTIAFLLAPESEYITGQTIAVDGGLSVIAPPFYSDTSPPLSLT; encoded by the coding sequence ATGAGCCGCCGCTTCGAAGACAAGGTTTCACTCATCACCGGCAGCTCACGCGGGATCGGCCGCGCTTTGGCCCTCACCTTGGCGCGCGAGGGAGCGTCGGTCGTCGTTAATTACGTGCGCAACGCCGATCTTGCGGCCGACGCCGTGCGGGAGATCGAGTCGCTTGGCTCGCGTGCGATCGCGGTTCAGGCGAACATGGAGGCGGTTGAGGAGATCGACGTGCTTTTCGATCGCGTCGCCGCCGAGTTCGGGCGGCTCGATCATTTCGTCTCCAACGCCGCGGCGAGTTCGTTCAAAAAGATCGTCGATCTTAAAGCCAACAACCTCGATCGCTCGTTCGATTTGAACGTTCGCGCATTCGTGCTTGGAGCGCAGCGGGCAGTGAAGTTGATGACCGGCGGCGGCCGTATCGCCGTGCTCTCGAGTTATGGGAGCGTCCGCGCGTACCCGACCTACGCGAACCTCGGATCGAACAAAGCTGCCGTCGAGGCTTTCGTGCGTTATATGGCGGTCGAGTTCGCTCCGTACGGCATCAACGTGAATGCCATCAACGGTGGTTTGATCGATACGGAATCGTGCGCGTACTTTTACGAACGCGTGCCGGGAATGGCGGCAATGGAGTCGGTGCTTTCGAAGGTGCCCAAAGGGCGAATGGGGACCCCGCAGGAGGTCGCCGACACGATCGCCTTTCTTCTCGCCCCGGAATCCGAATACATCACCGGTCAAACGATCGCGGTCGACGGAGGCCTGAGCGTGATCGCGCCGCCGTTTTACTCGGATACGTCGCCGCCCCTCTCGCTCACGTAG
- the aroA gene encoding 3-phosphoshikimate 1-carboxyvinyltransferase, whose translation MNLLVKGTSGPLAGEVVVPNSKYHAHRALILASLAPGTSRIRGLSDARHVQFTMDVLRALGTKIEVDDQTLLVTGGPYHVKRKVVSVGSSGSTLYFMIGLAALADAPITLTAQKYFQRRPVGPLLEALAQLGVRFESSNGCPPIAITPGKPRGGRIVIPGTLSQWISGLLLLAPFARMRTVIEVEGELNERPYIELTAQMMRAFDLHVRIAPDWRRFEIEPGQQARPATVELPADIGSVAFGLAVTALHPSNVLFRGLRTLPGELPDHPEAAFMEIVREMGLPMTYDSDARAVRVKHEGIQLCGVRVDCRDIPDMLPILSTLGTFARGETILENIRHVRLKESDRVAAMLQLNRMGGRLELHDDRLIAHGVTKLFGTHLSSFNDHRILMSLAVAASRAQGQSTLTYPHAYRISYPRFLEAMRSIGVPMSISNAPGNGRRHLVERAMLKPDPAAQLTLDELLRRHASEMPLELAVVETRDGNDATLTWQELLDRVERTATLLLQLGVRAGECVAYQLPNCLEFVVVSLATLRVGGVCCPLMPIFREREVAFSLRRSGARVLIVPDEARGRRHADEIASLLSEASIFSGELPLRLEHVIVSSSGRHLGPLPSANDYDSSVHWLRLQEALQDVRVDTKALEARRSKPDAVAQLLFTSGTSGEPKGVLHRNDVLMRAAAMEVEHIGLNASDRIFVPSPLAHQTGFLYGMWLAILMGVPQIVQPVWNPARALRALNDWDGTFVQAATPFLADLVAAVEQGERPPAALRIFVATGAAVPRGLAERATRILGTAVCGAWGTTESCLGSLAAPNDEAAKVWGTDGRALRGIHLRITDSQGRVLPPGEEGHFEVKSPTMFEGYVDRPEWTAAAFTADGWFRTGDLGVMDESGYVRITGRVRDVINRGGEKIPVAEVEQLLSDHPAVAEIAIVAMPDPRLGERACAFVVLRGGATLGFERMQHYLDACQVAKQYWPERLEIIGDLPRTPSGKVQKYVLRERARTLRPHERVKESIS comes from the coding sequence GTGAATCTTCTTGTCAAGGGTACGAGCGGGCCGCTGGCCGGCGAGGTCGTCGTTCCGAATTCAAAATATCACGCGCACCGCGCGCTGATCTTGGCCTCACTTGCGCCGGGAACCAGCCGGATTCGTGGACTATCGGACGCACGCCACGTCCAGTTCACAATGGACGTTCTGCGCGCGCTCGGTACGAAGATCGAGGTCGACGATCAAACGCTGCTCGTGACGGGCGGTCCGTACCATGTGAAGCGCAAAGTCGTTTCGGTCGGAAGTTCGGGCTCGACGCTCTATTTCATGATTGGTCTGGCCGCGCTGGCCGACGCACCGATCACGCTGACGGCACAAAAATACTTTCAGCGCCGGCCAGTCGGGCCACTCCTTGAAGCGCTCGCGCAACTGGGCGTCCGATTCGAATCGTCGAACGGCTGCCCGCCGATCGCGATTACTCCAGGCAAACCGCGCGGCGGCCGCATCGTTATTCCAGGAACGCTCTCACAGTGGATTTCCGGCCTGCTTTTACTCGCTCCGTTTGCGCGTATGCGAACGGTCATCGAGGTCGAAGGCGAACTTAACGAACGCCCCTACATCGAGCTGACCGCCCAGATGATGCGCGCCTTCGATCTACACGTACGAATCGCGCCGGACTGGCGACGCTTCGAAATCGAGCCGGGACAGCAAGCGCGTCCGGCGACGGTCGAGCTGCCCGCCGACATCGGCTCGGTCGCCTTCGGACTGGCGGTCACAGCGCTGCATCCTTCAAACGTGCTCTTTCGCGGCCTGCGGACGCTCCCTGGCGAGCTCCCCGATCACCCGGAAGCCGCGTTTATGGAGATCGTGCGCGAAATGGGTCTGCCGATGACGTACGATTCCGATGCGCGTGCGGTGCGAGTGAAACACGAGGGAATCCAACTTTGCGGGGTGCGGGTCGATTGTCGCGATATCCCCGACATGCTACCGATTTTGTCGACGCTCGGCACGTTCGCCCGCGGCGAGACGATTTTAGAGAATATCCGTCACGTGCGCCTTAAGGAATCGGATCGCGTTGCCGCGATGCTGCAGCTCAATCGGATGGGCGGGCGACTCGAGCTACACGACGATCGCCTCATAGCGCACGGCGTCACGAAACTTTTCGGCACGCATCTCTCCTCGTTCAACGATCACCGCATCCTCATGTCGCTCGCGGTTGCGGCCTCGCGCGCGCAAGGGCAGAGCACGCTGACGTACCCGCACGCCTATCGCATCTCGTATCCGCGTTTCCTCGAAGCAATGCGCAGTATCGGGGTTCCTATGTCGATCTCCAACGCTCCGGGCAACGGCCGGCGCCATTTGGTCGAACGCGCGATGCTCAAGCCCGATCCAGCCGCGCAACTCACGCTCGACGAGCTTCTCCGGCGTCACGCGAGCGAGATGCCGCTCGAGCTCGCGGTCGTCGAGACGCGGGACGGGAACGACGCAACCTTAACTTGGCAGGAGCTACTCGATCGCGTGGAACGCACGGCAACGCTGCTCCTGCAGCTCGGCGTCCGCGCCGGGGAGTGCGTCGCCTACCAGCTTCCCAACTGCTTGGAGTTTGTGGTCGTTTCGCTTGCAACACTGCGCGTCGGGGGCGTCTGCTGCCCGCTCATGCCGATCTTTCGCGAGCGCGAGGTCGCGTTCTCGCTCCGCCGTTCCGGGGCGCGCGTGCTTATCGTCCCCGACGAAGCCCGCGGCCGACGCCACGCCGACGAGATCGCATCGCTGCTCAGTGAGGCGTCGATCTTCAGCGGTGAGCTTCCGCTGCGTTTGGAGCACGTGATCGTTTCCTCGAGCGGACGCCACTTAGGGCCGCTTCCGAGCGCCAACGATTACGATAGCTCGGTGCATTGGCTTCGATTGCAAGAAGCGCTGCAAGACGTCCGTGTTGATACAAAGGCGCTCGAGGCACGCCGGAGCAAACCCGATGCGGTCGCGCAGCTTCTCTTCACCTCGGGAACGTCCGGCGAGCCCAAAGGCGTGCTGCATCGCAACGACGTTTTGATGCGGGCTGCCGCAATGGAAGTCGAACACATCGGCCTCAACGCGAGCGATCGCATTTTCGTTCCGTCGCCGCTGGCTCATCAGACGGGCTTTCTGTACGGGATGTGGCTGGCGATTCTGATGGGCGTTCCGCAGATCGTCCAGCCCGTCTGGAATCCGGCGCGGGCGCTGCGCGCGCTCAACGATTGGGACGGCACCTTCGTACAGGCCGCTACGCCCTTCTTGGCCGACCTCGTCGCCGCCGTCGAGCAAGGCGAACGTCCGCCGGCGGCGCTGCGAATCTTCGTGGCAACCGGCGCGGCGGTACCGCGCGGATTGGCCGAACGTGCAACGCGCATTTTGGGCACCGCGGTCTGCGGCGCGTGGGGAACGACCGAATCGTGTCTTGGGTCGCTCGCCGCCCCCAATGACGAAGCGGCAAAGGTATGGGGAACCGACGGACGCGCCTTGCGCGGGATTCATTTACGCATTACCGACTCGCAGGGGCGCGTGCTGCCCCCCGGCGAGGAAGGGCACTTCGAGGTAAAGTCGCCGACGATGTTCGAGGGTTACGTCGATCGTCCGGAATGGACCGCAGCGGCCTTTACCGCGGACGGCTGGTTTCGAACCGGCGATCTCGGCGTCATGGACGAGTCGGGCTACGTTCGCATCACGGGTCGCGTTCGCGACGTCATCAATCGCGGCGGTGAGAAAATTCCCGTCGCCGAAGTCGAGCAGCTCTTGAGCGATCACCCCGCCGTTGCAGAGATCGCGATCGTTGCGATGCCCGATCCGCGGTTGGGCGAGCGCGCTTGCGCCTTTGTGGTGCTGCGTGGTGGCGCGACGCTCGGCTTCGAACGAATGCAACATTACCTCGATGCCTGCCAGGTCGCCAAACAATACTGGCCCGAGCGGCTCGAGATCATCGGCGACCTTCCGCGCACTCCGTCGGGCAAGGTTCAAAAGTACGTACTACGCGAGCGCGCGCGGACGTTGCGGCCGCACGAACGCGTCAAGGAATCGATCTCGTGA
- a CDS encoding beta-ketoacyl-[acyl-carrier-protein] synthase family protein — translation MEQVAVTGLGIVSPLGNTTELFWRNLLDGKRAIAPMAADARVSGNTFWAAVGDDFLDESLLPRAALRNTDRFTQYAMAATAEALDSARLTPPHGTAVVLGNTMGGFPLVAESQTRFLDGARQVTPKLMALVIPNMASASIAMHWKLHGPQLAISTACASSLDAIGLAAGMIERGEIEAAITGGSETLLSPLVYESLVRAGALSRNDDVTLASRPFDVDRDGFVMGDGAGVLVLERVESAQARGVPILARIRGYGSVADAYHITSPDPSARYEVRAMRDALERSGEAGDECQVVYAHATGTIVGDAAEAKAIDEIYSARPAIVTSIKGHLGHSMASSGAMCAIAGIRGMLEGRIPPTIGTQRVDRQTRFDLVTREPRVHRYTAIQVNAFGFGGQNASLILSR, via the coding sequence ATGGAGCAGGTTGCCGTCACGGGACTTGGAATCGTGTCGCCCCTCGGCAACACCACCGAGCTGTTTTGGCGCAATCTTCTCGACGGGAAACGCGCAATAGCGCCAATGGCCGCGGACGCGCGCGTTTCAGGAAACACTTTTTGGGCGGCGGTGGGTGATGATTTTCTCGACGAGAGTTTGTTGCCACGCGCCGCATTGCGCAATACCGATCGGTTCACACAATACGCAATGGCCGCAACGGCCGAGGCGCTCGATAGCGCGCGATTGACGCCGCCGCACGGCACCGCCGTCGTTCTCGGAAACACGATGGGCGGGTTCCCGCTCGTCGCCGAGTCACAGACGCGCTTTCTTGACGGAGCGCGCCAGGTCACTCCGAAACTGATGGCACTCGTCATTCCGAATATGGCGAGCGCCTCGATCGCGATGCATTGGAAGCTTCACGGCCCGCAATTGGCGATCAGCACGGCCTGCGCCTCATCGCTCGATGCAATCGGTTTGGCCGCCGGCATGATCGAGCGCGGCGAGATCGAGGCCGCGATTACCGGTGGGAGCGAAACGCTGCTCAGCCCGCTCGTCTACGAAAGCCTCGTCCGCGCCGGCGCCCTCTCGCGCAACGACGACGTTACCTTGGCCTCCCGCCCCTTCGATGTCGATCGCGATGGTTTCGTAATGGGCGACGGTGCGGGCGTTCTCGTTCTCGAGCGCGTTGAGAGCGCGCAGGCGCGCGGCGTGCCAATTCTCGCTCGCATTCGCGGATACGGTTCGGTCGCCGATGCCTATCACATCACTTCGCCCGACCCGTCGGCGCGCTACGAAGTACGAGCGATGCGCGACGCCCTCGAACGATCCGGAGAGGCCGGCGATGAATGTCAGGTCGTTTACGCGCATGCAACCGGTACGATCGTGGGCGATGCGGCCGAGGCGAAAGCGATTGACGAGATTTACAGCGCCCGTCCCGCGATCGTCACGTCCATCAAGGGCCATCTGGGACACAGCATGGCAAGCTCCGGTGCGATGTGCGCGATCGCGGGCATCAGAGGCATGCTCGAAGGCCGAATACCGCCGACGATCGGAACGCAGCGCGTCGATCGGCAAACGCGCTTCGATTTGGTGACCCGTGAACCGCGCGTTCACCGCTATACGGCGATTCAAGTCAATGCTTTTGGCTTCGGCGGACAGAACGCGTCGCTGATTCTCTCCCGGTAA
- a CDS encoding FAD-dependent oxidoreductase: protein MFEYAMAPGAIGALLLPNRIVMGSMHLGIERDAEALAAFYSERARGGAGLIVTGGSSVNRVGAGGRNYSFINESDGVWPLRKAAIAVHDAGGRIALQLFHAGRYALQSSFGLTPVAPSAVPSRFSPTPPRSLDEAEIESTIEDFALGAARAREFGYDAVEVMGSEGYLINQFLSPLTNRRDDAWGGDLERRMRFARAVVRAIRRRAGHDFPVIFRMSGADLMSDSTSAQETLDFARVLADEGVDALNVGIGWHESSIPTVQHLVPNGVWVPYAAAIKRDVGDLPVIASNRMNSLAVADEVLAAGSVDFISMARPFLADSQIVAKAARGQSQLINTCIACNQACIDRSLLDEPVSCMVNPRAGRELEFVSPSVTRKASGRFAVVGGGPAGMESARALATLGHRVELFEAQSELGGQFRMARRIPGKRDFGETIRYFTNELARLRVVVHLDRAVDAAALSGFDGIVLATGVNPRTIRLSGHDLPHVVSYADVLLRDRAVGERVAILGAGGIGVDVAHYLSFGTTESDEGTRFLYEHGLATANDGAIVVRGRKQVALMRRGATIGEGIGKTTRWAVVRALRAAGVETLPNVVYEAIVAGGVRVRAADGSQCTIAADTVVVAAGQERNDALLEPIRTLNVPFRVVGGARNAGELNAVRAFEEGLRAAHELAAGWRSAHERRTAAG, encoded by the coding sequence ATGTTCGAATATGCAATGGCGCCCGGAGCGATCGGCGCTTTGCTTCTGCCCAATCGCATCGTCATGGGCTCGATGCATTTGGGTATCGAGCGCGACGCCGAGGCGTTGGCGGCCTTTTATTCGGAACGAGCGCGAGGTGGGGCCGGGCTGATCGTCACCGGCGGTTCCTCGGTCAATCGGGTCGGCGCCGGCGGGAGAAACTATAGCTTCATCAACGAATCGGACGGCGTTTGGCCGTTGCGCAAGGCGGCCATCGCCGTCCACGATGCCGGCGGTCGCATCGCCTTACAGCTTTTCCACGCCGGGCGTTACGCGTTGCAGTCGTCCTTCGGATTGACGCCCGTTGCGCCGTCAGCGGTACCGTCGCGCTTCTCGCCAACTCCGCCGCGCTCACTCGACGAAGCCGAAATCGAAAGTACGATTGAGGATTTCGCGCTCGGCGCCGCCCGAGCGCGCGAGTTCGGCTACGACGCCGTGGAGGTGATGGGGTCCGAAGGCTACCTCATCAACCAGTTCCTCTCGCCGCTCACGAATCGGCGCGACGACGCCTGGGGCGGCGACCTCGAACGGCGCATGCGCTTTGCTCGCGCGGTCGTTCGTGCGATTCGACGCCGCGCCGGGCACGATTTTCCGGTGATCTTTCGCATGTCCGGCGCCGACTTGATGAGCGACTCAACGAGCGCGCAAGAAACGCTCGACTTCGCGCGCGTGCTGGCAGATGAGGGTGTCGATGCGCTCAATGTTGGAATCGGTTGGCACGAGTCATCGATACCGACCGTGCAGCATCTCGTGCCCAATGGTGTTTGGGTGCCGTATGCCGCCGCGATCAAGCGCGACGTTGGCGATCTCCCGGTCATCGCCAGCAATCGCATGAACTCTCTCGCCGTGGCCGACGAAGTGCTCGCCGCTGGGAGCGTCGACTTTATCTCGATGGCGCGCCCGTTTCTTGCCGATTCGCAGATCGTCGCAAAAGCCGCTCGCGGGCAATCCCAGCTTATCAATACGTGCATCGCCTGCAATCAAGCGTGCATCGACCGCTCGCTACTCGACGAACCGGTTTCGTGCATGGTCAATCCGCGCGCGGGCCGCGAGTTAGAGTTCGTTTCACCCTCTGTCACGCGCAAGGCGTCGGGCCGCTTTGCGGTCGTGGGAGGAGGTCCCGCCGGCATGGAGAGCGCCCGCGCGCTCGCGACGCTCGGCCATCGCGTGGAGCTCTTCGAAGCTCAATCTGAGCTGGGCGGTCAATTTAGAATGGCTCGGCGCATTCCGGGCAAGCGCGATTTCGGTGAGACGATTCGCTACTTTACCAACGAACTCGCGCGCCTGCGCGTGGTCGTGCATCTCGACCGTGCGGTCGACGCCGCCGCACTGAGCGGATTCGACGGCATCGTGCTGGCCACCGGTGTCAACCCGCGAACTATTCGGCTGAGCGGCCACGACCTGCCGCACGTCGTTTCGTACGCCGACGTTCTGCTGCGCGATCGTGCGGTCGGCGAGCGGGTGGCAATCCTCGGCGCCGGCGGCATTGGCGTCGACGTTGCCCACTATCTGAGTTTCGGTACAACGGAAAGCGACGAAGGCACGCGTTTTCTCTACGAGCATGGGTTAGCGACGGCGAACGACGGCGCAATCGTCGTGCGAGGACGTAAACAAGTCGCCCTCATGCGCCGCGGCGCTACGATCGGCGAAGGAATTGGAAAGACAACGCGGTGGGCCGTGGTGCGCGCGCTACGCGCAGCCGGAGTCGAAACGTTACCGAACGTCGTTTACGAAGCGATCGTTGCGGGCGGAGTTCGCGTGCGCGCCGCCGACGGCTCGCAATGCACCATAGCGGCGGATACCGTCGTCGTTGCAGCGGGGCAGGAACGCAACGACGCGCTGCTCGAGCCCATTCGCACCCTGAACGTTCCCTTTCGCGTCGTCGGCGGTGCAAGGAACGCCGGCGAGCTCAACGCGGTGCGGGCCTTCGAAGAGGGCCTGCGGGCCGCGCATGAGCTCGCCGCAGGTTGGCGTTCAGCGCACGAGCGCCGAACCGCTGCCGGGTGA
- a CDS encoding ABC transporter permease, with protein MNSLTLLRAHTRVAFLDLLRWPGYVVPTVAFPAMFFALFDLPFARRSAAVADFTTLAFIVFSIVGVALYQFGVAIAQERGRPWERYLRTLAVSTTVRFSSRIVTAVLFGTMTALVVALVARAFTPLDLSFAQWLCVLLYALAGGVPFVLIGISIGYWTSPRAAVPFATAVNLLLAYAGGLWMPPSDLPEFVQRISPYLPTRQFADLLWSVLGNPGGGRAAAGLAIYAVAFAVIAAIGYRRDERTRYA; from the coding sequence ATGAACTCGCTGACACTATTGCGCGCGCACACGCGCGTCGCGTTTCTGGATCTCTTGCGGTGGCCCGGATACGTCGTACCGACCGTCGCGTTCCCCGCGATGTTCTTTGCGCTCTTCGACCTGCCGTTTGCGCGGCGCAGTGCGGCGGTTGCCGATTTTACGACCTTGGCCTTCATCGTCTTTTCGATTGTCGGCGTGGCGCTCTATCAGTTCGGCGTCGCGATCGCGCAGGAACGCGGCCGCCCCTGGGAACGCTATCTGCGCACGCTAGCGGTCTCGACCACGGTGCGCTTTAGCTCGCGAATCGTGACCGCCGTGCTCTTCGGAACGATGACCGCACTGGTGGTCGCGCTGGTCGCACGCGCGTTTACGCCGCTCGATCTGAGTTTTGCGCAATGGCTGTGCGTGCTGCTCTATGCGCTCGCCGGCGGCGTGCCGTTTGTCTTGATCGGAATCTCGATCGGCTATTGGACCTCGCCGCGAGCCGCCGTCCCGTTCGCAACTGCCGTCAATTTGCTGTTGGCCTATGCCGGCGGCCTTTGGATGCCTCCCTCCGACCTTCCGGAATTCGTGCAGCGCATCTCACCGTATCTGCCGACGCGCCAGTTCGCCGATCTGCTCTGGAGCGTGCTGGGAAATCCGGGTGGCGGACGCGCGGCGGCGGGCTTGGCAATTTATGCCGTGGCGTTCGCCGTCATTGCCGCAATCGGATATCGCCGCGACGAGCGAACGCGCTACGCCTAA
- the aroF gene encoding 3-deoxy-7-phosphoheptulonate synthase: MKRCRHVEAGRVERGVNVPQSYRLVRRDARGERTVVKLRSGATFGGDELAICAGPCGVESAEQLEQAARAVAAAGANVLRGGAYKPRTSPYSFQGLGEEALKMLRYAGDRHGLGVVTEVMDPRDVEKVATYADMLQIGARNMQNFSLLREVGAMRIPVLLKRGLSATVQEWLLAAEYILVGGNESVVLCERGVRSFDVATRNLLDISVVPLLEEMTHLPVIVDPSHAVGIARLVPPTALASVAAGAHGLLIEVHPDPANALSDGAQSLNCAQFERLMRQLAAMAEFAGRRLPRRYRVVSTDSASNLA, encoded by the coding sequence ATGAAGCGCTGTCGGCATGTCGAAGCCGGGCGGGTGGAACGCGGAGTCAACGTACCGCAATCGTACCGGCTCGTTCGCCGCGACGCTCGCGGCGAACGAACGGTCGTGAAGTTACGTAGCGGCGCGACCTTTGGCGGCGACGAGCTCGCCATCTGCGCCGGTCCCTGCGGCGTTGAATCGGCCGAACAACTCGAACAAGCGGCGCGCGCCGTTGCCGCGGCGGGCGCAAACGTGTTACGTGGTGGCGCATATAAGCCGCGGACGTCGCCCTATTCGTTTCAAGGCCTTGGCGAAGAGGCGCTCAAGATGCTGCGTTATGCCGGCGACCGGCATGGTTTGGGCGTCGTGACCGAGGTCATGGACCCACGCGATGTCGAGAAGGTCGCGACCTATGCCGACATGCTGCAAATCGGCGCGCGCAACATGCAAAACTTTTCGCTGCTGCGCGAGGTCGGTGCGATGCGGATACCGGTCCTGCTCAAGCGTGGGCTTTCGGCAACGGTCCAAGAATGGTTACTCGCCGCCGAATACATTCTGGTCGGCGGCAACGAGAGCGTCGTTCTTTGCGAGCGCGGCGTGCGTTCGTTCGATGTGGCGACGCGCAATCTGCTCGACATTTCCGTCGTGCCGTTGCTCGAGGAGATGACCCATCTACCGGTGATCGTCGATCCTTCGCACGCCGTCGGCATCGCGCGTTTGGTGCCTCCGACTGCCTTGGCGAGCGTTGCCGCGGGCGCACACGGACTACTGATCGAGGTCCATCCGGATCCGGCAAACGCGCTCTCGGATGGCGCGCAGTCGCTCAACTGCGCGCAGTTCGAGCGACTCATGCGCCAACTCGCGGCAATGGCCGAGTTTGCCGGCCGGCGGCTCCCCCGGCGCTATCGCGTCGTCAGCACCGATAGCGCGTCAAATCTCGCATAG